The Tachysurus vachellii isolate PV-2020 chromosome 15, HZAU_Pvac_v1, whole genome shotgun sequence nucleotide sequence ATACTGCCGCGTGGACGTGATCACGCTGCCGGCGTACGACGACACACGCCAGTAATTATTCGCTAAACTCACACCGCTCAGGAGCCACCCACCCATACACATCAAGAAGCCCAACAACTCCACCACCATTGACATgatcgcacacacaaacacacacacacacttttttaaagCTGGCGCAAATCTACAGACTAATGTTACAAAAgttctaacacacaaacacacacaataagcaCTAACAGATACAAACAGCTGACACAAAGAGGCCTAAAGATCAACACACTCTCTGAATAACAACCGTGACAGCACCATGTCTACAACAAATCCTccgtctgagtgtgtgtgagagtgtgtgtgagtgtattaaGAGGACTTTACATGCAAGGGCCATAAACTCATAAACCGGAGACTATCTGACGGTTACCACGACAACAGGCAGgcaaatgatgatgatggtgatgatgcaAGAGGAAGTGAACCTGGGTTTCGATAAAGTATGTGTCCTCTAAAGGTTTATGGTTTGCCTTATCAGTGTTATCACATGATTTTGAAGAACAGCACATGTTCCTGAGGGTGGAGCTTAGGTTTGTACGGCATCCAATCACAACCTTGATCATACCGTGTGACGTCACAATGACATTTAAGTTCAGcctgaatgaaacatttttttccccccagtagAACATATTGGTCTGTAAGAGTGGGACATACTGTATGGTTGTGACTCAGAGTATCACAGGTGTTtttctatgtgtttgtgtgtgtgtgtgtgtgtgtttgtgtgacgcACCAGGCAGCCCCAGTATGGTGGGGTGTGTAACGCACTGAACCCCCAAGCTGTTGGAGGTGCAGCTCTTCCACAAGCCTTCATACTGTGAGCTGCTCTTTATTACCGAGTCGGCATGAGTTTGTATCCTCCACACGGCAGAGTTTGTGCTGCTCGACTCCAAACACCAACCGAGAATGGCCAAGACCACACCCATCACCTCCACACATACCTCCGCCATCCCTGTGAAGATAAGAAActgagacaaagaaaaagagaggagatATAAATCTAGTGAGTCTAATCTCCAAGCCCTGGATGCTAATTTTAAAGCTTAATCAACAATTTAATCTAGATTCACAACAACTAATCTGTGATCCATCCCCTTAATCTCTAATCCCAACTCAATAATGTCTCAATAAAATCTAATCCCAACGTATTTAACCTCTAATTCCATACTTTAATCTATAACCCAAACATCTAATTTCTTATCCCAACCCTAATCCCAACCCCTAATCACTAATCCCGAACCGTAATCTCTAATGCCAACACTTTAGTGACTAATCACAACTCATAATCCCTAATCTCAACCTTTAATCTGATCTCAAACCATTTTGTCTGGAACCTAGTCTCTAATCCAAACCTTTTAATCCCTAACCCCAAGAACCCAGACAAGAGGTAAAAGTCACCTGAAGCTGATATTCGCATATTTGAGAACTATGTAAATGGTTTAATTTCATCAAACTAGATTAACCCCCAAATCCTAACCTCAACCATAAACCCTAACTCCTAAACCTTGAGCAAACATGGAGTTAATGctaagtaaatttttttttaaaaaatgctaatgctagcacACATTACTCCTGTCATAACAAACTTCTTAAGGATCTCAAATAAGAATGTTATGGATGCTACTGAATATCACCAGAACCCAATGATTTCcatttgaataaattaaataaacaatcaagaaccattagcaaaaaaaaaaaaaaaaagatttaaaaagtcCATTAAACGACTACCACAGATCACCAGAAACACATTATATACGTTAAGTCTCTACTTGTTTCTTTAagaagggaaataaaaaaacagaaaagccaTTTGGAATTAATCTAAATGTTCATTCTGGTGAAAGAAAGATCAAACCCTGAGAGAAGCTAATGCTAATGAAGCTAATGCTAACTCAGTAACCAGATACAGGCTGGGAACAAGAGGAGTTCTAATGCTAATGAAATTAGCACAGAGAACAATCTAACACTAACATTTCTAACGGTTTAGGCTAAACATCGACTTTTGGttagttaaatgttaaaatcgaaatttactctttttttggtatttaaatgtttattttgtgaaCGGGTTTAATGCAAGGAGACAGAACGGCTCGACACGTCACAGGACGATCAGTAACATAAACAGACGACACGGTAAAGGTGACGACTTTCATAAACTTACCCGTTCTGTGAGTCTCCTGAGTGTTAAACGCTGTGTGATTCTGTCTCGCTGCCTCGAGTCGTGTAAGTCACTGTGTTAATATTGGTATTGGGTCAGTGACCCCAAAATACAGGAGCTGAAACCGGCGCCAGTGGATTTTGTTCACAGGGTCGAGATGTGTGCAGGGAAACATTAACCTCATCACAACAAACCCAAACTCTAATCCTCAATCACCTGAaattagtgacgtgacatacagtatgacCCATACAGGGGTCATTGACTGAAGAGTAAATTAGCAACTTCAGGGGAAAAATTCACCCTTCGTGACttgcatattaatctttaaaataGACAAATGATcggatttattttgtaatatttattttggggCAATGgaggctcaagtggttaaagcactgggttgttgatcagagccccagcattgccaagctcccactgttgggcccttgagcaaggcccttaacactcactgcTCTAGGTGTGCTGTATCTtgtctgaccctgcgctctgaccccaacctcaaaagttgggatatgaagtgaagtgacgtgacacacggctaagtacggtgacccatactcagaatttgttctctgcatttaacccatccaaagtgcacacacacacacagcagtgaacacacacacacaccgtgaacacacacccggagcagtggacagccatttatgctgcggcgcccagggagcagttggggggttcggtgccttgctcaagggcacctcagtctattgccggcccgagactcgaacccacaactttagggttaggagtcaaactctctaaccattaggacaCGACTTCCTTCTCTACTTTAGCGTTCTTACTGTTAAACCCTAATTCATAAACCACTTTAACCTCTAAACTCTAAACCATTAACTCCAAACCTGATAACTCCTAAAGTCTAATCCCCAAATTTAATCTAATCCTAATTTACCAAACCAATCCTAATCCAGTCCTAATATAGGACATTAACTCCTGAACCCAATAACTCTCAAAGTTCATAATCGAACTTAATCCCTACTGATCCAACCCCCTACCAGTGATACCCCTCAACCTCTATCTCATAAAGCATTAACACTAATCCCCAACATTAGCTTCCATGATTCCCAACATTCACTCCACTTACATCTCCAACCTTGTCTTAAATCTTATCCTCAAATCCCAGTCCTAATCCTAATCCCAGTTTTAATTGTTAATCCCTAAATTCTAGCCTAGAGTTTAATTCCTCATATTGTAACCAGAATCTTCAACCTTGTCTTCTAAAACCCAAAACTGAACCCCCAGTTTTACCTAAAACCTAAACCCCAAATCCTAGCTCTAAAAAAACATGCCTTAAAATTGACTTTTAACTCTAAAACTAATCACCAAACCCAGATCCACATCCTAACCCTGATCCCCATCTTCAACTTCAGACCTAAATTTTAACATCAAACCCTTAAATCTTAATCCctctttttttgtaaattgaaCTAAACTCGGTCTCATTTCAGGCAGACAGTCGGCAGAAGAATCGTACAAACGATTCAGTTCAGATTCGTATAAAATGATTCTAATCCTAATCCTTCATCCTGACCCACTCATGTGCGACACTAGAATTGAGGGAATACCGGGATAGAAAGTGGTGAttggtgatggtgtgtgtgtgtgagagtgtgtgtgtgtgtgagagagagggagagagagagagagagagagagagatcatggtCAATCATTTACTTTTAACAGGGATCAAAGTTCTTCAACTGAAACTGCAGCAAACTAATAATAcagcgcacgcacacacacacacacacacacacacttcagagtATCATGTAGTATTACATTAGAGCTTTAGTTTCTAACATAAGagtataaacacactgtattatgatgtcatacatttaaatataaagttatagcttttttttttttaacgagtttttttttaattttttattattatatcgtAATGAAGTTTAGGAGCATTCGTAAAATGACCTGTTAGAGAACAtgccactctgtgtgtgttatttatcttACGGTTTCACTGGGATTTGTATAGTGGATGTTCTACATGAATtgatactaataataaattaataaaagtgtgttcattaaacacaaaaacatacctAATCATTGATAATGTTTGTTGGGAGAAGTTTGTTTATGTAGCATTTAATCGCAGCTGCTGATTGGTCGGCTCTAACGTCAGCTATGACATCATCAGCTCCACgagataaacagaaaaacagtaaaaatataaaccacacagtgtaataaacattttatttatagtcaaaaactgaaataattctGATTACAGATCATTcacaccctcatacacacacacacacagacagacagacagacacacaccctcacacacacagtgcacactCGTTCCTAATAAACCGGTGTTTATTATATTGAGACACTGTAATATTTTTTCCCCATGATGCTCTAGAGGGATCCGTTGCCGCCAGTCCCGGGTCCTCGCGTCCTGAGGTTGTGCCACATCTTCACCAGGGGCTCTCTGTTCTTCCAGATCAGATCATTACCGTAGAGGATGTaccagcttcacacacacacacacacacacacacacacacacacacacacagacagggagagataCATATAGATTATGGTTAAATAATGGTTaagtacagtgttgtgtgtgtgtgtgtgtgtgtgtcactcacaTGCCAAACAGAGCGCCTCCTAGATGAGCAGCATGGTCAAAAAATCGCCATCCCATAATCAACCCTGCTGTATCAAGGGCAATGATGGCTTTCAGTGCCTGATTCAAAAAGTCACATTACAACAGATaccagaaaacaaacacatgaaagATTTcttggatatgtgtgtgtgtgtgtgtgtgtgagtctcacaTTTCCTGCAGTGAAGGTGTAAATAGGGAGGAAGATGATGGCCAGTTTAGCCTCAGGAATCTTCGTGCAGACGGCAGCGAGTACAGTCATGATAGCaccagactgacacacacacacacacacacacacacacacacacacacacacacacacacacaaaatatcaaAATCAACGTAAAGGATGCAAGACTTTCCTTTGATTAAATGAACTCATTAGCACCATCTAGTGGTGGATTTACTGTATTGATCAATTAGAGCTCAGAATGTATTACAGCTTTATATTCACTAAACCCTTAAAGTCAgtaaatttgtgtttatttctgtcattttaatacagatttttttattaaaacattaattgaCATTAACCATAAAATTCTTCCTCTTTAATACACcagaatatatatgtataagctACTTAGCTAGGAGGTTAAACAGTATGTATGTAGCTACATGTTTATAACTAACATCTAAGTATTAAATATCACTGGAATATAGAGGAATAAAAGTCTGGGAGAATAATCAGCTTTGGTGTGGTGACAGTAACTGGTTACTGGTCTTCAGAACAAAGCGTGTGTGAGGTTCCACACACTCACCGCCCCTAGTGAAGGCCCCAACCTTCCTGTTAGCGTTTTACACACGTAGCTAGCAAATGAGGAGATtacacctgaaacacacaacaacaacaacaacatgttcACACACCAGATAATCACAGGAactgtggaacacacacacacagacacacacacacacaaacacacacacacagacacacacagacacacacacacagacacacacacacacagacacacacacaaacacacacacacacacacacacacacagacacacacacacacacacacacacacagacacacacacacacagacacacacacacacagacacacacacacacagacacacacagacacacacacacacagacacacacacacagacacacacacacacacagacacacacacacacacacacacagacacacacacacacagacacacacacacacagacacacacacacacacacagacacaaacacacacacaaaaaacacacacacacacacagacacacacacacacaaaaaacacacacacagacacacacacacacacacagacacacacacacacagacacaaatacacacacaaaaaacacacacagacacacacacacacagacacacacagacacacccacagacgcacacacatacagacacacacacatacacacacacagacacacacacagacacacccacacacagacacacacacatacacacacacacaaaaaacacacaaatacagacacacacacagacacacacagacacacacagacacacccacacacaaacacacgcacacacacacacacacacacacagacacaaacacacacacagacacacacacagacacaaacacacacacagacacacacacaaaaaacacacacagacacacacacagacacacacagacacacacacagacacacacaaaaaacacacacacaaaaaacacacacacagacacacacacaaaaaacacacacacacagacacacacacagacacacatagacacacacagacacacacagacacacagacacacacacagacgcacacacatagacacacacaaagacacacacacatacacacacacagacacacacacacagacacacccacacagacacacacacatacacacaaaaaacacacaaatacagacacacacacagacacacagacacacccacacacaaacacacacatacgcacacacaaaaaacacacacatacagacacacagaaacagagacacacacagacacacacagacacacacacacagacacacacacacacactcccctacCTGCGGACATATAGACAGCGATGAACTGCTCCTTTCCCATCATGCTCACTGCActggaggaaaaactccataaCACATACATGTTGGCCGCCATGTGGAAGAAGGAGTAGTGACTGAAAGTGGACAACAGCATGGGCCAACACAgtgttcctacacacacacacacacacaaacttaacaTGGCATTTCTGTACAGTGTCAATTATTATAGATTAAATATAACTCTAAACATTCCGATGGAGTGAGAAACAGTTTGGCGAAGGCCACGCCCCTCGGAGTGATTGACAGGTGTATTTACTCACTGGAGGCGGGGTTAGAGGTGAAATACTTCAGCATTAATCGCTGCAGAGGTGGAATTCTCCAACAGCAAAACACCAGTGCATTAACAGCTATGatccctaaaacacacacacacactttaaaaaagaacataataaaagtaaaatattagatgtgtgtgagtgtgtgtgtgtgtgtgtgtctgacctgtTACAGTCCTCtgtccttcactcagactgttCCACCACTGATTGATctagtaataacacacactgtcatgaacgtttacacacacacacctcttacaGTAACtgagacgcacacacaccttattgTAACCTAcagaaactctctctcacacacacacctgtttgcGTAGGTCTCCATGTTTCTGTGGTCGCAGTTTGTCCAGCCAATCAGCTCGCACCTCATCGAAGTAGCTCTGTACACGGGACTTCAGACTTTCGTACTGCCAGATCGCTGCTGTTCCGAACGAACAGCCTGTAAACTGAGATGGAGTCagaaactaacacacacacacacacacactcacacaaacacacacatctccacctACCCCTACAGTGAACACCAGTGGCTTGACCAGTCTGCCCAGTGATCTCTCAGGCTGTGATGGAGTCGGCGGCTCTATTGCTGGAGTCCCGCCTTTTTTTTGTACCAACTCTGCTTGTTCTGAAGCCAACTTTGGCTCCACACTCTTTGCCACTTTCCGAAAGCCACATCTCTGCtgttggaaaataataaacctgcacgtgtgcgcgcgcacacacacacacacacgcacacataaccacacacacacagacacacgcacatatatccacacacacacataaccacacacatacacacacacacacaaccacacacatacacacatacacagacacacacacacacacagacacacacacacaaacacacaccatataaATACTTTACAGAATATTTAGATATACTGTTATACTGCAGTTCTGCTaatttctgattggtcagaaggttttgtTACAGCAGTAATTTATTCACAAGGACTTTTAATTTAACAATCAAAAAGGTGAAAATTGTTtggtttaacatttacagaaggagtctccagtgtcagaggttttaactgctgtagtataagaggaataaaatataatgctaTGTGAATTAgtttataaatgatgtgtttataaataatgtgtttataaatgattagtttataaatgatgtgtttataagtgatgtttttataaatgattagtttataaatgatgtgtttataagtgatgtttttataaatgattagtttataaatgattagtttataaatgactagtttataaatgatgtgtttaaaaatgatgtgtttagaaatgattagtttataaatgatgtgtttataaatgatgtgtttagaaatgattagtttataaatgatgtgtttaaaaatgattagtttataaactatgtttttataaatgatgcgtttataaatgtgtttataaatgatgtgtttacaaataatgtgtttataaatgatgtgtttataaataacgtgtttataaatgatgtgtttataaatgatgtgtttataaatgattagtttataaatgatgtgtttaaaaatgattagtttataaactatgtttttataaatgatgcgtttataaatgtgtttataaatgatgtgtttacaaataatgtgtttataaatgatgtgtttataaataacgtgtttataaatgatgtgtttataaatgatgtgtttataaatgattagtttataaatgatgtgtttataaataatgtgtttataaatgattagtttataaatgatgtgtttataaataatgtgtttataaatgatgtgtttataaataatgtgtttataaatgattagtttataaatgatgtgtttataaataatgtgtttataaatgattagtttataaatgatgtgtttataaataatgtgtttataaataacgtgtttataaatgatgtgtttataaatgattagtttataaatgattagtttataaatgatgtgtttgtaaatgattagtttataaatgattagtttataaatgatgtgtttataaatgatgtgtttataaataatgtgtttataaatgatgtgtttataaatgatgcgtttataaataattagtttataaacaatgtgtttgtaaatgattagtttataaatgatgtgtttataaatgattagtttataaatgatgtgtttgtaaatgattagtttataaatgatgtgtttataaatgatgtgtttataaatgatgcgtttataaataatgtgtttataaatgatgtgtttataaatgataataaagtgttataacacattaataacatGACTGGGGTCACGTCATGACATTATACCCTATAAAGACAAACGCgatataaacagatataaagacAAACCCATCGGTTTATACATCACCGGAGAACCCGAACGTTTAATAGTTACCCGTTTCTGCGGTTCGCCTGAGTGATAAAATCCTCTTTAATCCATCTCACTACACATCCTCTCCACGCCATGATCCAGCCGCCGTCCACTTCCGGGTTACCGAGGAGACCACGCCCACTTCCGCCTGCCTCGTAGTGCTGAATTTGTcacacaaaagttttttttcctgctgttattttaattacaacaaaaacatGTCGTTTTAGTGTCTTATAAAATATACTTAAAAATCGTTTTAGCAAAATATCTCATTCGTAAAATAgaacattacatatatattattattgactCTGTTAGTTCTGAAATCAACCCGTATTATGTAATGGTGTCAAATTTAATtaactcattcatttattcatttattcatttctttgctAGTTTCTGTTTGTCTAAAGtattttacatttgcatttacattatgtgacagactcttatccagagctgTCGCTCcactccatgttacctgatatgagcgtcatTCCAgataggaagcgaaccattcccaagctgatccgcaaatcctaagactcctgagggtggacaagagagtcttgtggttgactgtaatcaaacgctgctgaaaggtc carries:
- the parlb gene encoding presenilin-associated rhomboid-like protein, mitochondrial; its protein translation is MAWRGCVVRWIKEDFITQANRRNGFIIFQQQRCGFRKVAKSVEPKLASEQAELVQKKGGTPAIEPPTPSQPERSLGRLVKPLVFTVGFTGCSFGTAAIWQYESLKSRVQSYFDEVRADWLDKLRPQKHGDLRKQINQWWNSLSEGQRTVTGIIAVNALVFCCWRIPPLQRLMLKYFTSNPASRTLCWPMLLSTFSHYSFFHMAANMYVLWSFSSSAVSMMGKEQFIAVYMSAGVISSFASYVCKTLTGRLGPSLGASGAIMTVLAAVCTKIPEAKLAIIFLPIYTFTAGNALKAIIALDTAGLIMGWRFFDHAAHLGGALFGIWYILYGNDLIWKNREPLVKMWHNLRTRGPGTGGNGSL